One genomic region from Enoplosus armatus isolate fEnoArm2 chromosome 17, fEnoArm2.hap1, whole genome shotgun sequence encodes:
- the LOC139299889 gene encoding piggyBac transposable element-derived protein 3-like, with protein MEAKRFYGAGPRTFLALVPENPQDSDADLSDDDPVEDPDYLPSPTEESGETSFESMDEEEVASTSSSSQPPSKKKRRKGKNSLKTVSLDELQDTPDPSLPGAKNGRRRLWLREDIETFQVLDSSFNPPDAVKTPFQYFQTLFTVEMIKYITEQTNLYSAQELGDPISTSPEEIEKFLAMLLFMGVVSFPAIDDYWHHELRFSVIADIMPRRRLKLLRRFIHFNDTQQCDGTPDRFYKIRPLFDMLRQQCLLIPSTYQHSVDEVMVAYKGTRAGSLRQYIANKPDKWGRASSSGIIHDFLLYQGASTFFNVALTEQEEALLLGAKLVTTLCKTITLPRLSVVFCDNYFTSFDLVQNLHENLGIRCIGTVRSNRMGGATLKTDKELMKEGRGAFDYRSAEGLLALKWFDNKCVSLLSSAAGITPLSSVKRWSKEANTKIAVPCPSLIPAYNQHMGGIDLSDMLVHMYKTPAKSRRWYLPLFGYILDLCISNAWLVYKRDCSLLNETPLPLKRCAI; from the exons TGACCCTGTAGAGGATCCAGATTATCTGCCCTCACCAACAGAAGAGAGTGGGGAAACATCTTTTGAGTCtatggatgaggaggaggttgCCTCAACAAGTTCATCCTCACAACCACCATccaaaaagaagaggagaaaggggaaaaaCTCCCTTAAAACAGTTTCTTTGGATGAGCTACAGGACACACCTGACCCATCACTTCCAGGTGCAAAGAACGGCAGAAGAAGATTGTGGCTACGTGAAGACATTGAGACATTCCAGGTTCTAGACTCAAGTTTTAACCCCCCTGATGCTGTAAAGACACCCTTTCAGTATTTTCAAACGCTCTTCACCGTTGAGATGATTAAATATATCACTGAGCAAACCAATCTCTACTCTGCCCAGGAACTGGGAGATCCAATCAGTACCAGTCCTGAAGAGATTGAAAAATTCCTGGCAATGCTACTCTTCATGGGTGTTGTCAGCTTCCCAGCCATCGATGACTACTGGCACCATGAGTTGCGGTTCAGCGTGATAGCTGATATTATGCCAAGGAGGAGACTCAAGCTGTTACGCCGATTCATTCACTTTAATGATACTCAGCAGTGCGATGGCACTCCAGACCGGTTCTACAAAATCCGCCCCCTTTTTGACATGCTTCGTCAGCAGTGTCTTCTGATCCCATCCACTTACCAGCACAGTGTGGATGAGGTCATGGTGGCGTATAAAGGCACAAGGGCTGGTTCTCTTCGCCAGTATATTGCCAACAAGCCAGACAAGTGGGGCCGGGCCAGTTCATCTGGCATCATTCATGACTTTCTGCTCTATCAGGGGGCGTCCACGTTCTTCAATGTTGCCCTAactgagcaggaggaggcaCTGCTTCTAGGGGCCAAACTGGTGACAACGCTCTGCAAAACTATAACACTGCCACGActttcagttgttttctgtgacaaCTACTTTACCAGTTTCGACTTGGTCCAAAACCTGCACGAGAACCTGGGCATCAGGTGCATTGGCACTGTCCGATCAAACCGCATGGGTGGAGCAACCTTAAAGACGGACAAAGAGCTGATGAAGGAAGGACGTGGAGCTTTTGACTACAGGTCTGCTGAAGGGCTGCTCGCACTGAAATGGTTTGACAACAAATGTGTGAGCCTTCTTAGCAGTGCCGCTGGGATCAcacctctttcctctgtcaAACGGTGGAGCAAAGAGGCCAACACAAAGATCGCCGTCCCGTGCCCATCACTCATCCCTGCCTACAATCAGCATATGGGAGGCATTGATCTCTCTGACATGCTGGTACACATGTATAAGACCCCAGCCAAATCCAGGCGATGGTACCTTCCCCTGTTTGGATACATTCTTGACCTGTGCATCTCAAATGCCTGGCTCGTCTACAAGAGGGACTGCAGCCTCCTGAACGAAACCCCACTGCCTCTCAAAAG ATGTGCGATATGA